In a single window of the Cupriavidus basilensis genome:
- a CDS encoding thiamine pyrophosphate-dependent dehydrogenase E1 component subunit alpha encodes MTANASGTTGNTLPLDKQELLAVYRRMRTIRDFEERLHVDFGRGDIPGFVHLYAGEEAAGVGILHHLGDGDRIASTHRGHGHCIAKGVDPVAMMKEIYGRKGGSCNGKGGSMHIADLSKGMMGANGILGAGAPLVCGAALAAKFRGKGEIGITFAGDGASNQGTFLESLNLAAVWNLPVIFVIENNGYAESTARDYGTAVDSYVDRAAGFGIPGVTVDGTDFFAVHEAAGEVIKRAREGGGPALLECKMVRFYGHFEGDAQTYRASGELDDIRANKDCLKKFTATVTQAGVIALDELKAIDEQVAALIEDAVQQAKAAPFPTPADLLTDVYVSY; translated from the coding sequence ATGACAGCCAACGCATCCGGTACCACCGGGAACACGCTGCCCCTCGACAAGCAGGAACTGCTCGCCGTCTATCGCAGGATGCGCACCATCCGCGATTTCGAAGAGCGCCTGCACGTGGACTTCGGGCGCGGCGATATTCCCGGCTTCGTCCACCTCTACGCCGGCGAGGAGGCCGCCGGGGTAGGCATCCTGCACCACCTGGGCGACGGCGACCGCATCGCCAGCACCCACCGCGGCCACGGCCACTGCATCGCCAAAGGCGTGGATCCGGTGGCGATGATGAAGGAGATCTACGGGCGCAAGGGCGGCTCCTGCAACGGCAAGGGCGGCTCCATGCATATTGCCGATCTGTCCAAGGGCATGATGGGCGCCAATGGCATCCTGGGCGCAGGCGCGCCGCTGGTCTGCGGCGCAGCGCTGGCCGCCAAGTTCCGCGGCAAGGGCGAGATCGGCATCACCTTTGCCGGTGACGGCGCGTCCAACCAGGGCACGTTCCTGGAGAGCCTGAACCTGGCCGCGGTGTGGAACCTGCCGGTGATCTTCGTGATCGAGAACAACGGCTATGCAGAATCCACCGCGCGCGACTACGGCACCGCGGTGGACAGCTACGTGGACCGCGCCGCCGGCTTCGGCATTCCCGGCGTGACGGTGGATGGCACGGATTTCTTCGCCGTGCATGAGGCGGCGGGCGAAGTCATCAAGCGGGCCCGCGAAGGCGGTGGCCCGGCCCTGCTGGAATGCAAGATGGTCCGCTTCTACGGCCACTTCGAAGGCGACGCGCAAACCTATCGCGCCTCCGGCGAGCTCGACGACATCCGCGCCAACAAGGACTGCCTGAAGAAGTTCACCGCCACCGTGACCCAGGCCGGCGTGATCGCGCTGGATGAACTCAAGGCCATCGACGAGCAGGTTGCCGCACTGATCGAGGACGCCGTGCAGCAGGCCAAGGCGGCACCGTTCCCCACGCCCGCCGACCTGCTGACCGATGTGTACGTCAGCTACTAA
- a CDS encoding alpha-ketoacid dehydrogenase subunit beta: MSRKLSMKLAINEAIDQEMTRDPSVIMLGEDIVGGAGADGEKDAWGGVLGVTKGLYAKHGDRLLDTPLSESAYVGAAIGAAACGMRPIAELMFIDFMGVCFDQIFNQAAKFRYMFGGKAETPVVIRAMVGAGFRAAAQHSQMLTPLFTHIPGLKVVCPSTPYDTKGLLIQAIRDNDPVIFCEHKNLYGFEGEVPENSYAIPFGEANIVRDGKDVSIVTYGLMVHRALEAAATLAKEGIEAEIVDLRTLSPLDIDTVLESVEHTGRLVVVDEASPRCNIATDISAQVAQRAFGALKAGIEMVCPPHTPVPFSPALEDLYIPSAAHIADAARKTVKGGKH; this comes from the coding sequence ATGTCCCGCAAATTAAGCATGAAGCTGGCGATCAACGAAGCGATCGACCAGGAAATGACCCGTGACCCGAGCGTGATCATGCTCGGCGAAGACATCGTCGGCGGCGCCGGCGCGGACGGCGAGAAAGACGCCTGGGGCGGCGTGCTTGGCGTGACCAAGGGCCTGTACGCTAAGCACGGCGACCGCCTGCTGGACACGCCTTTGTCCGAATCCGCCTATGTGGGCGCGGCCATCGGCGCCGCGGCTTGTGGCATGCGCCCGATTGCCGAGCTGATGTTCATCGACTTCATGGGCGTGTGCTTCGACCAGATCTTCAACCAGGCGGCCAAGTTCCGCTACATGTTCGGCGGCAAGGCCGAGACGCCGGTGGTGATTCGCGCCATGGTGGGCGCGGGCTTTCGTGCAGCCGCCCAGCACAGCCAGATGCTCACGCCACTGTTCACGCATATCCCCGGCCTCAAGGTGGTGTGCCCCAGCACGCCATATGACACCAAAGGCCTGCTGATCCAGGCGATCCGCGACAACGACCCCGTGATCTTCTGCGAGCACAAGAATCTCTATGGCTTTGAAGGCGAAGTGCCGGAGAACTCGTACGCGATCCCCTTCGGCGAGGCCAACATCGTGCGCGATGGCAAGGATGTTTCCATCGTCACCTATGGCCTGATGGTGCACCGCGCGCTGGAGGCGGCGGCGACACTGGCCAAGGAAGGCATCGAAGCGGAGATCGTGGACCTGCGCACGCTCTCGCCGCTGGATATCGACACGGTGCTGGAGTCGGTGGAACACACCGGCCGCCTGGTGGTGGTGGATGAAGCCAGCCCGCGCTGCAACATCGCAACCGACATCTCGGCACAGGTGGCGCAGCGCGCGTTCGGCGCGCTCAAGGCCGGCATCGAGATGGTCTGCCCGCCGCATACGCCGGTGCCGTTCTCGCCCGCGCTGGAAGACCTCTACATCCCCAGCGCGGCGCACATCGCCGATGCCGCGCGCAAGACCGTGAAAGGAGGGAAACACTGA
- a CDS encoding acetoin dehydrogenase dihydrolipoyllysine-residue acetyltransferase subunit, producing MAEITPIVMPKWGLSMKEGTINDWLVEEGAQITVGMPILDVETDKIANAVEAPDAGTLRRKVAAVGDILPVKALLGVLAPPEVSDADIDAFVAAYETPAADEEEEGAAASAYQFIEVDGIRTRYARRGEGADTVLFIHGFGGDLDNWLFNLDALADAHTVIALDLPAHGHATPRLPGTTLASLAGFVAHFMDALDIGQAHLVGHSMGGGVAAQLAVDAPQRVRSVALVSPAGLGEEVNSQYTEGFVNAQSRRDLKPVVELLFADAGLVSRQMLDDLLKYKRLDGITEALGTLGASLFGGGRQTELPGHRLGDTGKPVLVIWGAQDQIIPASHAANAPAGATVKVFDDAGHMSQMEKANEVNALLKRHIGG from the coding sequence ATGGCCGAGATCACCCCGATCGTCATGCCCAAATGGGGCTTGTCGATGAAAGAAGGCACGATCAACGACTGGCTGGTGGAGGAAGGCGCGCAGATCACGGTCGGCATGCCGATCCTCGACGTGGAGACCGACAAGATCGCCAACGCGGTGGAAGCGCCGGACGCCGGCACCCTGCGCCGCAAGGTGGCGGCCGTGGGCGACATCCTGCCGGTCAAGGCGTTGCTGGGCGTGCTGGCGCCGCCCGAGGTCAGCGATGCGGACATCGACGCTTTTGTCGCCGCCTATGAAACGCCGGCGGCCGATGAGGAAGAGGAGGGCGCCGCCGCCTCGGCCTATCAGTTCATCGAAGTGGACGGCATCCGCACGCGCTACGCCAGGCGCGGCGAGGGTGCCGACACCGTGTTGTTCATCCATGGCTTCGGCGGGGACCTGGACAACTGGCTGTTCAACCTCGACGCACTGGCCGATGCGCACACCGTCATCGCGCTGGACCTGCCGGCGCACGGACACGCCACGCCCAGGCTGCCAGGTACCACGCTCGCATCGCTGGCAGGATTCGTCGCGCATTTCATGGATGCACTCGACATCGGCCAGGCCCACCTGGTGGGCCATTCGATGGGCGGCGGCGTCGCCGCGCAGCTGGCGGTGGACGCGCCGCAACGCGTGCGCTCGGTCGCGCTCGTATCGCCAGCCGGCCTTGGCGAGGAGGTCAACAGCCAGTACACCGAAGGCTTCGTCAACGCGCAATCCCGCCGCGACCTCAAGCCGGTGGTGGAACTGCTGTTCGCCGATGCCGGGCTGGTCAGCCGCCAGATGCTGGACGACCTGCTCAAGTACAAGCGGCTGGACGGCATCACGGAAGCGCTCGGCACACTAGGCGCGAGCCTGTTCGGTGGCGGCCGGCAAACCGAACTGCCCGGTCACAGGCTGGGGGATACCGGCAAGCCCGTGCTGGTGATCTGGGGCGCGCAGGACCAGATCATCCCCGCGTCGCATGCGGCCAACGCGCCAGCCGGCGCGACGGTGAAGGTGTTCGACGATGCCGGCCATATGAGCCAGATGGAGAAGGCCAACGAAGTCAACGCGCTGCTCAAGCGGCATATCGGCGGCTGA
- a CDS encoding SDR family NAD(P)-dependent oxidoreductase, producing MDEPLKGQVAVITGGARGIGRGIALTLAKAGADILIADLLEDAMRETAEDVRALGRRASTLKVDVTKPEMHRAMVRQALDQLGGLDILVNCAGVISIHPVDALSERDWDFVMDVNAKGTFLGCQAALEHMKAQHKGRIINVASIAGKEGFPNLAHYSASKFAVVGFTNALAKEVARDGITVNAICPGIVRTYMWDRLSDEWKAEGESVDDSWARHQLTLIPQGRAQTPEDMGRMALFFATMDNVTGQSVNVDGGFTFH from the coding sequence ATGGATGAACCCCTGAAGGGACAAGTCGCCGTCATCACCGGCGGCGCACGCGGCATCGGCCGCGGCATCGCCCTGACACTCGCCAAAGCCGGCGCTGACATCCTGATCGCCGACCTGCTCGAAGACGCCATGCGCGAAACCGCGGAGGACGTGCGCGCGCTCGGCCGTCGGGCAAGCACCCTCAAGGTCGACGTGACAAAGCCTGAGATGCACCGTGCCATGGTCAGGCAGGCACTTGACCAGCTCGGCGGCCTGGATATCCTGGTCAACTGCGCAGGCGTCATCAGCATCCACCCTGTCGATGCACTCAGCGAGCGCGACTGGGACTTCGTCATGGACGTCAACGCCAAAGGCACCTTCCTCGGCTGCCAGGCCGCGCTGGAACACATGAAAGCCCAGCACAAGGGCCGCATCATCAACGTCGCCTCGATCGCCGGCAAGGAAGGCTTCCCCAACCTTGCCCACTACAGCGCCTCCAAGTTCGCGGTGGTCGGCTTCACCAACGCCCTGGCCAAGGAAGTGGCGCGTGACGGCATCACCGTCAACGCGATCTGCCCCGGCATCGTGCGCACCTATATGTGGGATCGCCTCTCCGACGAATGGAAGGCAGAGGGCGAATCGGTTGATGATTCCTGGGCCCGCCACCAGCTCACGCTGATCCCGCAGGGCCGGGCGCAGACGCCGGAAGACATGGGCCGGATGGCGCTGTTCTTCGCGACCATGGACAATGTGACCGGGCAGTCGGTCAATGTCGACGGTGGCTTCACCTTCCATTGA
- a CDS encoding lipoyl protein ligase domain-containing protein, producing MRFEFLDPDPTDPDPLHAEQALLEQASAGRWLAHLWQAPVSLVVPRSYLRHAQLEAARADFAARGCPVWLRLSGGGLVPQGPGIVNLSLAYPVRGGAGTHAEPAYLHLCEVLAAALSRLGLQTHWQAVDGSFCDGRFNLAWGPPEQARKIAGTAQYWRRVAGADDASLHVVLAHAVLLVSADPQEINGRANDFEAAIGSGRRYRADKVVSVAQALADSGQPVPGDLGERTSQALAEALAATPPAFAATVPA from the coding sequence ATGCGATTTGAATTTCTCGATCCCGATCCCACCGACCCCGATCCCTTGCACGCCGAGCAGGCGCTGCTGGAACAGGCATCCGCCGGCCGCTGGCTGGCGCACCTGTGGCAGGCGCCGGTTTCGCTGGTGGTGCCGCGCAGCTACCTGCGGCATGCGCAACTGGAGGCCGCGCGCGCCGATTTTGCCGCGCGTGGCTGCCCGGTCTGGCTGCGCCTGTCAGGCGGCGGGCTGGTGCCGCAGGGCCCGGGCATCGTCAACCTGAGCCTGGCCTATCCGGTGCGCGGTGGCGCCGGGACCCATGCGGAGCCGGCCTATCTGCACCTGTGCGAGGTGCTGGCCGCCGCGTTGAGCCGCCTTGGGTTGCAGACGCACTGGCAGGCGGTGGATGGGTCGTTTTGCGATGGCCGCTTCAACCTGGCCTGGGGCCCGCCGGAGCAGGCCCGCAAGATCGCCGGCACGGCGCAATACTGGCGCCGCGTGGCGGGCGCGGATGACGCCAGCCTGCACGTGGTGCTGGCGCACGCCGTGCTGCTGGTCAGCGCCGATCCTCAGGAGATCAATGGCCGCGCCAACGATTTCGAGGCCGCCATCGGCAGCGGGCGCCGCTACCGTGCCGACAAGGTGGTCAGCGTGGCCCAGGCACTGGCCGACAGCGGGCAGCCGGTACCCGGCGACCTCGGCGAGCGCACGTCCCAAGCGCTCGCCGAGGCGCTTGCCGCGACGCCGCCGGCTTTCGCGGCAACGGTCCCGGCCTAG
- a CDS encoding CaiB/BaiF CoA transferase family protein — protein sequence MAGPLAGLKVVEMVGIGPAPFCAMMLADQGAEVIRIDRPRPAKPGEAPATGAGRASCDVTARGRRSLAIDLRKPGAAEVVLDLIAKADVLIEGFRPGVMERLGLGPQPCLARNPALVYGRMTGWGQHGPLAQAAGHDINYIAIGGALHAIGRAGEPPVVPLNYVGDFGGGGMLLAFGVMCAINEARNSGKGQVVDAAMTDGTALLSAMMYGFKAAGRWTSQRGDNLLDGAAHFYDTYACADGKYVAVGAIEPQFYALLRERCGLDDPLFDKQLDKRHWPELKARMATLFLTRTRAQWCELLEGSDACFAPILDWDEAPQHPHNRARETFIEIDGVMQPAPAPRFSRTPAGVPQAPVEPGADSEAVLRDWG from the coding sequence ATGGCGGGACCGTTGGCTGGACTGAAAGTGGTGGAAATGGTTGGGATCGGCCCGGCGCCGTTCTGCGCGATGATGCTGGCCGACCAGGGCGCCGAGGTGATTCGCATCGACCGCCCCCGCCCGGCCAAGCCGGGCGAGGCGCCGGCCACCGGCGCTGGCCGCGCAAGCTGCGACGTGACCGCGCGCGGCAGGCGCTCCCTGGCCATCGACCTGCGCAAGCCCGGCGCGGCCGAGGTCGTGCTGGACCTGATCGCCAAGGCCGACGTGCTGATCGAAGGCTTCCGCCCTGGCGTGATGGAACGCCTGGGCCTGGGGCCGCAGCCTTGCCTGGCGCGCAATCCGGCGCTGGTGTACGGCCGCATGACCGGCTGGGGCCAGCACGGCCCGCTGGCCCAGGCCGCCGGTCACGATATCAACTACATCGCCATCGGCGGCGCCCTGCACGCCATTGGCCGGGCGGGGGAACCACCCGTGGTGCCGCTCAACTACGTTGGCGACTTTGGCGGCGGCGGCATGCTGCTGGCGTTTGGCGTGATGTGCGCCATCAACGAAGCCCGCAACTCCGGCAAGGGGCAGGTGGTGGACGCCGCCATGACCGACGGCACGGCCTTGCTGTCTGCCATGATGTACGGCTTCAAGGCCGCCGGGCGCTGGACCAGCCAGCGCGGCGACAACCTGCTCGATGGGGCGGCGCATTTCTACGACACCTATGCCTGCGCGGATGGCAAGTACGTCGCGGTGGGCGCCATCGAGCCGCAGTTCTACGCGCTGTTGCGCGAGCGCTGCGGCCTGGACGATCCGCTCTTCGACAAGCAGCTCGACAAACGCCACTGGCCCGAGCTCAAGGCCCGCATGGCCACGCTGTTCCTCACCCGCACGCGCGCGCAGTGGTGCGAGCTGCTGGAAGGCAGCGACGCCTGCTTTGCCCCGATCCTGGACTGGGACGAGGCGCCGCAACATCCGCATAACCGGGCGCGCGAGACGTTTATCGAGATCGACGGGGTGATGCAGCCGGCGCCGGCGCCGCGTTTCAGCCGCACGCCGGCGGGCGTGCCTCAGGCGCCTGTGGAGCCTGGTGCGGATAGTGAGGCGGTGTTGCGGGATTGGGGGTGA
- a CDS encoding HigA family addiction module antitoxin — protein MAREIPLATPGEILQLDWLEPLGISQYALAKAIDVPPRRINEIVKGERAITADTAVRLGVFFGTDAQSWMNLQTHYDTERAKEKIGAEKLAAIKEHAVAA, from the coding sequence ATGGCACGAGAAATTCCGCTGGCCACACCAGGCGAGATCCTGCAGTTGGACTGGCTTGAGCCGCTTGGGATCAGCCAATACGCGCTAGCCAAGGCAATCGATGTCCCGCCTCGGCGCATCAACGAGATCGTCAAGGGCGAGCGCGCCATCACCGCCGATACGGCCGTCCGGCTCGGCGTGTTCTTCGGCACCGATGCCCAAAGCTGGATGAACCTCCAAACCCACTACGACACCGAAAGGGCGAAGGAAAAGATCGGTGCGGAGAAACTGGCAGCGATCAAGGAGCATGCCGTCGCCGCTTAG
- a CDS encoding type II toxin-antitoxin system RelE/ParE family toxin has product MITSFNCRDTETVFAGTRVARFANIEKVAMRKLQQLHAATELNFLRIPPNNRLEALKGDRAGQFSIRINDQWRICFRFANGNATDVEIVDYH; this is encoded by the coding sequence ATGATCACATCGTTCAATTGCCGAGATACTGAGACGGTCTTTGCTGGCACCCGGGTTGCCCGGTTCGCCAACATCGAGAAGGTCGCGATGCGAAAGCTACAGCAACTGCACGCCGCCACTGAACTCAACTTCTTACGCATCCCACCGAACAACAGGCTGGAAGCGCTAAAAGGAGATCGGGCGGGACAGTTCAGTATCCGCATCAACGATCAATGGCGCATCTGCTTCCGTTTCGCTAACGGCAACGCGACCGACGTCGAGATCGTCGACTACCACTAA
- a CDS encoding IS110 family transposase, with the protein MDIKVVGIDVSKNTLDLDSLPDSASLQFINDEAGIASLLAYLAEHNDEGQIDRIVLEATGGYETSVSIALAGAGLPVAVVNPKQVRDFAKACGILAKTDRLDARVLARFAQQIRPPVRPLPDEAQREFADLLDRRSQLVVMRAQEKARVATAPPLAIKSLKEHIEWLDARIKSLDIDMTHKLRTSDVWKQKVELLSSVPGIGKVSVFTLLGRLPELGKLNRQQIAALVGVAPFNDDSGKRRGQRYIRGGRAEVRNVLYMATVTAIRHNPAIRSFYERLSLTGKPFKLAVTACMRKLLTVLNTMAKTGQPWENKLPA; encoded by the coding sequence ATGGATATCAAGGTTGTAGGAATCGACGTTAGCAAGAACACGCTGGATCTGGACTCTTTGCCTGACAGCGCGAGCTTGCAGTTCATCAATGACGAAGCGGGTATCGCTTCGCTGTTGGCATACCTGGCCGAGCACAACGACGAAGGTCAAATCGATCGCATCGTGCTTGAGGCGACAGGCGGTTATGAAACCAGCGTCAGTATCGCGCTGGCTGGTGCCGGATTGCCGGTCGCAGTTGTCAACCCCAAGCAGGTGCGCGACTTCGCCAAAGCTTGCGGGATTCTGGCCAAGACCGACCGGCTCGACGCGCGCGTGCTGGCGCGTTTTGCCCAGCAGATCCGGCCGCCAGTGCGTCCGTTGCCCGACGAGGCGCAGCGCGAATTTGCTGACCTGTTGGACCGGCGCAGCCAGCTCGTGGTCATGCGGGCGCAAGAGAAGGCTCGAGTCGCCACTGCGCCGCCGCTTGCCATCAAGAGTCTGAAAGAGCATATCGAATGGTTGGACGCCCGTATCAAGTCGCTCGATATCGATATGACCCACAAGCTGCGCACCAGTGACGTATGGAAGCAAAAAGTGGAATTGCTCAGCAGTGTGCCGGGCATTGGCAAAGTCAGCGTGTTCACCCTGCTGGGGCGACTGCCCGAGTTGGGTAAGCTCAACCGCCAGCAGATCGCAGCGCTGGTCGGCGTGGCGCCGTTTAACGACGACAGTGGCAAGCGCCGGGGACAACGCTACATCCGCGGCGGTCGAGCCGAGGTGCGCAATGTGCTGTACATGGCGACGGTAACAGCGATTCGTCATAACCCTGCCATCCGTAGTTTCTATGAGCGCTTGAGTCTTACCGGCAAGCCATTCAAGCTCGCCGTGACTGCCTGCATGCGCAAGCTGCTGACGGTCCTCAATACCATGGCGAAGACCGGTCAGCCGTGGGAAAACAAACTGCCCGCTTGA
- a CDS encoding shikimate dehydrogenase family protein, translated as MQIDGNTQLVGIIAAPIAHVRTPQLFNASVARQGLNAVCVPFHVEAAQLQAFLAGAPAAQNLQGLVVTMPHKEAVVAICGELTDAARLLGSVNAMRFDRQKGFWVGGNFDGDGFVAGLHERGHSLSGKRVLQLGAGGAGKSMAYAIAREQPAELVIYNRSADKAQELAASLKGVLPTVSIRAGDHNPAGFDVVINATALGLRDTDATPLPAAQLSAGTLVCEAVIRDGDTPLLKAARERGCAVHHGQWMLYGQIVEISRFLGVALAPEFVERILGPAD; from the coding sequence ATGCAGATCGATGGCAATACCCAGCTTGTCGGCATCATCGCCGCCCCCATCGCGCACGTGCGCACACCACAACTCTTCAATGCCTCGGTCGCCCGCCAGGGCCTGAACGCCGTCTGCGTGCCCTTCCATGTGGAAGCGGCGCAATTGCAGGCATTCCTCGCCGGCGCGCCAGCCGCGCAAAACCTGCAAGGCCTCGTCGTCACCATGCCGCACAAGGAGGCGGTGGTGGCCATCTGTGGCGAACTGACCGATGCCGCGCGCCTGCTCGGCTCCGTCAATGCGATGCGCTTCGACCGCCAGAAAGGCTTTTGGGTCGGCGGCAACTTTGATGGCGACGGTTTCGTCGCCGGCCTGCACGAACGCGGCCACAGCCTGTCTGGCAAGCGCGTGCTGCAGCTAGGCGCCGGCGGCGCCGGCAAGTCGATGGCCTACGCCATCGCGCGCGAGCAGCCGGCCGAACTGGTCATCTACAACCGCTCCGCCGACAAGGCGCAAGAGCTGGCGGCAAGCCTGAAAGGGGTGCTGCCGACCGTCTCGATTCGTGCCGGCGATCACAACCCCGCCGGCTTCGACGTGGTTATCAACGCCACCGCGCTCGGCTTGCGCGATACCGACGCCACGCCGCTCCCCGCTGCGCAACTGAGCGCAGGCACGCTGGTCTGCGAGGCGGTGATCCGCGATGGCGATACGCCACTGCTGAAAGCCGCACGCGAACGCGGCTGCGCGGTGCATCACGGCCAATGGATGCTGTATGGACAGATCGTGGAGATCTCGCGCTTCCTCGGCGTTGCGCTGGCGCCGGAGTTTGTCGAACGGATCCTGGGGCCGGCGGACTGA
- the gabD gene encoding NADP-dependent succinate-semialdehyde dehydrogenase — protein MLQLQDPSLLRQQCYIDGRWTDAQRHIDVTNPATGERVGQVPLLGADETRQAIEAANRALPAWRARTAKERSALLRKWFELLLANQDDLARIMTAEQGKPFAEARGEIGYAASFIEWFAEEGKRVYGETIPAPVSNQRIVVTKEPVGVCAAITPWNFPAAMITRKAGPALAAGCTMVVKPASQTPLTALAMVALAERAGIPAGVLSVVTGSAAAIGGELSSNPLVRKLTFTGSTEVGRTLMAQTASTIKKVSMELGGNAPFIVFEDADLDAAVEGAIVSKYRNAGQTCVCANRLYVHSKVYDAFAEKLVAAVRALKVGNGMEDGVRIGPLIDAKAVTKVEEHITDAISKGARVLQGGKRHALGQSFFEPTVLADVTPGMLVAREETFGPLAPLFRFETEDEVVAMANDTEFGLASYFYARDLGRVWRVSERLEYGMVGVNTGLISNEVAPFGGVKQSGVGREGSHYGIEDYLVIKYTCMAGI, from the coding sequence ATGTTGCAACTCCAAGACCCCTCCCTGCTGCGCCAGCAGTGCTATATCGATGGCCGCTGGACCGATGCGCAGCGTCATATCGACGTGACCAATCCCGCCACCGGTGAGCGCGTCGGCCAGGTGCCCTTGCTGGGCGCCGACGAAACGCGCCAGGCCATCGAGGCCGCCAACCGCGCCCTGCCGGCCTGGCGCGCGCGTACCGCCAAGGAACGCTCCGCGCTGCTGCGCAAGTGGTTCGAACTGCTGCTGGCGAACCAGGACGACCTCGCCCGCATCATGACCGCCGAGCAAGGCAAGCCCTTTGCCGAAGCCCGCGGCGAGATCGGCTACGCGGCCTCGTTCATCGAGTGGTTCGCCGAGGAAGGCAAACGCGTCTATGGCGAGACCATTCCCGCACCGGTCAGCAACCAGCGCATCGTCGTCACCAAGGAACCGGTGGGCGTGTGCGCGGCCATCACGCCGTGGAATTTCCCCGCGGCCATGATCACGCGCAAGGCCGGCCCCGCGCTAGCGGCAGGTTGCACGATGGTGGTCAAGCCCGCCTCGCAAACCCCGCTGACCGCGCTGGCGATGGTGGCGCTGGCCGAACGCGCCGGCATTCCCGCAGGCGTGCTGTCGGTCGTCACCGGCTCGGCTGCCGCCATCGGCGGCGAACTCAGCAGCAACCCGCTGGTGCGCAAGCTCACCTTTACCGGCTCGACCGAAGTCGGCCGTACGCTGATGGCGCAGACGGCGTCCACCATCAAGAAGGTCTCGATGGAGCTCGGCGGCAACGCGCCCTTCATCGTGTTCGAGGATGCCGACCTGGATGCCGCCGTGGAAGGCGCCATCGTGTCCAAGTACCGCAACGCGGGACAGACCTGCGTCTGCGCCAACCGCCTCTATGTGCACAGCAAGGTCTATGACGCCTTCGCCGAAAAGCTGGTCGCGGCGGTGCGCGCGCTGAAGGTGGGCAACGGCATGGAAGACGGCGTGCGCATCGGACCGCTGATCGACGCCAAGGCCGTCACCAAGGTCGAGGAACATATCACCGACGCGATCTCCAAGGGCGCGCGCGTGCTGCAAGGCGGCAAGCGCCACGCGCTCGGGCAATCGTTCTTCGAGCCTACCGTGCTGGCCGACGTGACCCCCGGCATGCTGGTCGCGCGTGAAGAAACCTTCGGCCCGCTTGCCCCGCTGTTCCGCTTCGAGACCGAGGACGAAGTCGTCGCCATGGCCAATGACACGGAATTCGGCCTGGCAAGCTATTTCTACGCCCGCGATCTCGGCCGCGTGTGGCGCGTCTCCGAGCGGCTGGAGTACGGCATGGTCGGCGTCAACACCGGCCTGATCTCGAACGAGGTGGCGCCGTTCGGCGGCGTCAAGCAATCGGGCGTGGGCCGCGAAGGCTCGCACTACGGCATCGAGGACTACCTGGTCATCAAGTACACCTGCATGGCCGGCATCTGA
- a CDS encoding SDR family NAD(P)-dependent oxidoreductase codes for MYNFDQRTLLLTGANGGIGRETARLFLAHGANLVLTDLDEAGITGFARELDPGGERIATLRMDAASPDDCERAVALAQARFGGIDFLVPSAGLYQAQPVAEMSDAQWRQTLSINLDGVFYLVRRAIPALRENSAIVNLTSVAAHRGAYYNAHYSASKGGLLSLTRSLARELGPRTRVNAVSPGVIETPMTTELIQKRGADSVEQTPLKRLGHPREIATAIGFLCSDAASFVTGEVLHVNGGLYIAG; via the coding sequence ATGTACAACTTTGATCAACGCACGCTGCTGCTGACCGGCGCCAACGGCGGCATCGGCCGTGAGACGGCCAGACTGTTCCTGGCGCACGGCGCCAACCTGGTACTGACGGATCTGGACGAAGCCGGCATCACCGGATTTGCCCGCGAACTGGACCCGGGCGGCGAGCGCATCGCCACGCTGCGCATGGACGCCGCCAGCCCCGACGATTGCGAGCGCGCCGTGGCGCTCGCGCAGGCGCGCTTTGGCGGCATCGATTTCCTGGTGCCGTCGGCAGGCTTGTACCAGGCCCAGCCGGTGGCCGAGATGAGCGACGCGCAATGGCGCCAGACGCTGTCGATCAATCTCGATGGCGTGTTCTATCTTGTGCGCCGCGCCATACCCGCGCTGCGCGAGAACAGCGCCATCGTCAACCTGACGTCGGTGGCGGCGCACCGGGGCGCTTACTACAATGCGCACTATTCGGCCTCCAAGGGTGGCCTGCTCAGCCTCACCCGCAGCCTGGCGCGGGAACTCGGGCCGCGCACCCGCGTCAATGCTGTATCGCCGGGCGTGATCGAAACCCCCATGACCACCGAGCTGATCCAGAAACGCGGCGCCGATTCCGTCGAGCAGACACCGCTCAAGCGCCTCGGCCACCCGCGCGAGATCGCCACCGCCATCGGCTTCCTGTGCAGCGACGCGGCCAGCTTTGTCACCGGCGAGGTGCTGCACGTCAATGGCGGGCTGTATATCGCGGGTTGA